The following proteins are encoded in a genomic region of Microtus ochrogaster isolate Prairie Vole_2 chromosome 5, MicOch1.0, whole genome shotgun sequence:
- the Rwdd2a gene encoding RWD domain-containing protein 2A, giving the protein MSASVKESLQLQLLEMEMLLSMFPNQGEVKLEDVNALTNIKRYLEGTREALPHNIEFVITLQIEEPKVTIDLQVTMPHSYPYVALQLFGRSPDLDRQQQLLLNQGLTAYLGTFDPGELCVCAAIQWLQDNSASYFLTRKLSGEPSTQVKPVKNTFLRMWIYSHHIYQQDLRKKILEVGKRLDVTGFCMTGKPGIICVEGFKDHCEEFWHTIRYPNWKHISCKHAESVETEGNGEDLRLFHSFEELLLEAHGDYGLRNDYHMNLGQFLEFLRKHKSEHVFQILFGIESKSSES; this is encoded by the exons ATGTCCGCGTCGGTAAAAGAAAGCCTTCAGCTTCAGCTGCTGGAGATGGAAATGTTGTTGTCTATGTTTCCTAACCAAGGAGAAGTAAAACTGGAAGACGTAAACGCCCTAACGAACATAAAGAGGTATCTGGAAGGCACTAGGGAGGCGCTCCCACACAACATCGAATTTGTGATCACTCTTCAAATTGAGGAGCCCAAG gtgACAATTGATTTGCAAGTGACCATGCCTCACAGCTACCCTTACGTGGCTTTGCAGCTGTTTGGACGGTCACCTGACCTTGACAGACAACAGCAGCTTCTTCTCAACCAAGGTCTCACTGCTTATCTGGGGACCTTTGATCCGGGTGAGCTGTGTGTCTGCGCAGCCATCCAGTGGCTGCAGGACAACAGCGCATCCTACTTCCTCACCAGAAAGCTGTCGGGTGAGCCGTCCACACAAGTAAAGCCGGTCAAGAACACGTTCCTCCGGATGTGGATCTACAGCCACCACATATATCAGCAGGACCTCAGGAAAAAGATTCTGGAAGTGGGCAAGAGGTTAGATGTGACTGGATTTTGCATGACGGGAAAGCCTGGCATAATCTGTGTGGAGGGCTTCAAGGATCACTGTGAGGAATTCTGGCACACAATCAGATACCCCAATTGGAAGCACATTTCCTGCAAGCACGCCGAGAGCGTGGAAACAGAGGGGAATGGTGAAGACCTGCGCCTCTTCCATTCTTTTGAAGAATTACTCCTTGAGGCCCATGGCGACTATGGACTGAGGAATGATTATCACATGAACCTGGGCCAGTTCCTAGAGTTTCTCAGAAAACACAAAAGTGAGCATGTTTTTCAGATACTATTTGGTATTGAAAGCAAAAGTTCAGAGTCCTAG